A genomic window from Aquipuribacter nitratireducens includes:
- a CDS encoding M20 family metallopeptidase: protein MRDVGTAAVTLLAELVGIDSVNPGLVPGAAGEARIVEHLEGRLQVAGFSTTVVPAAGRDDRPSLVAVAPGDPGTPTVLLNGHLDTVGVAGMPEPFTARVDGDRLRGRGAADMKGGVAALVAAAEHLVAGGTPVRPVLALVADEEDASLGSEAVVAALPVLGVRPDVCLVAEPTDLALCRSVRGFAVVRVAFTGRAAHSSQPEQGVNAVTHLGRLLHAVDAHPDLMVTTARGGTSAFVVPDHAECLVECRTPPEQGSADALAEVRALLRTEWQAAASLLAHRDGWRLDGAGPAADLARRLGAALGTEPTFDAPYWLEAPLWQEVCPTVVCGPSGGGLHAVDEWVDLRQVRAFAAALVDVLSGWGSRAD, encoded by the coding sequence GTGCGGGACGTGGGGACGGCGGCGGTGACCCTGCTCGCCGAGCTCGTCGGCATCGACAGCGTCAACCCGGGCCTCGTGCCCGGTGCGGCGGGGGAGGCCCGCATCGTCGAGCACCTCGAGGGTCGCCTCCAGGTCGCCGGCTTCTCGACGACCGTCGTCCCCGCCGCCGGTCGGGACGACCGCCCGAGCCTCGTCGCGGTCGCGCCCGGCGACCCGGGCACGCCGACCGTCCTGCTCAACGGGCACCTCGACACCGTCGGCGTCGCCGGCATGCCGGAGCCGTTCACCGCCCGCGTCGACGGGGACCGCCTCCGAGGGCGGGGGGCCGCCGACATGAAGGGCGGGGTGGCGGCGCTGGTCGCCGCGGCCGAGCACCTGGTGGCCGGTGGGACCCCCGTGCGGCCGGTGCTCGCCCTGGTGGCCGACGAGGAGGACGCGAGCCTCGGCAGCGAGGCCGTCGTCGCCGCGCTGCCCGTGCTGGGCGTCCGCCCGGACGTCTGCCTCGTCGCCGAACCGACCGACCTCGCCCTCTGCCGGTCCGTCCGCGGCTTCGCCGTCGTCCGGGTCGCCTTCACCGGGCGCGCCGCCCACAGCTCCCAGCCGGAGCAGGGTGTCAACGCCGTCACGCACCTCGGCCGGCTGCTGCACGCCGTCGACGCCCACCCGGACCTCATGGTGACGACCGCCCGCGGCGGCACCTCCGCCTTCGTCGTGCCGGACCACGCCGAGTGCCTCGTCGAATGCCGGACGCCACCGGAGCAGGGCAGCGCCGACGCCCTGGCCGAGGTGCGCGCCCTGCTGCGCACGGAGTGGCAGGCGGCGGCCTCGCTGCTCGCGCACCGGGACGGGTGGCGCCTGGACGGCGCGGGACCTGCCGCCGACCTCGCGCGCCGCCTCGGCGCGGCCCTCGGGACGGAGCCGACGTTCGACGCGCCCTACTGGCTGGAGGCGCCGCTGTGGCAGGAGGTGTGCCCGACGGTCGTGTGCGGGCCCTCGGGCGGCGGGCTGCACGCCGTCGACGAGTGGGTCGACCTCCGCCAGGTCCGGGCCTTCGCCGCGGCGCTCGTCGACGTGCTGTCCGGCTGGGGGTCCCGTGCCGACTGA
- a CDS encoding DUF5808 domain-containing protein → MSTGESPKKRSGGDGFLTVVSVILLVAAVRQQLRRPKAERTWHGTVPVEVPYELRRPTLERVRHRLWDAEEPRLFVPTVFGVGWTVNLARLLRRHPGA, encoded by the coding sequence ATGAGCACCGGTGAGTCCCCGAAGAAGCGTTCCGGTGGCGACGGGTTCCTGACCGTCGTCTCCGTCATCCTCCTCGTCGCCGCGGTGCGGCAGCAGCTGCGCCGGCCGAAGGCCGAGCGGACCTGGCACGGCACGGTGCCCGTCGAGGTGCCCTACGAGCTGCGCCGACCGACGCTCGAGCGGGTACGGCACCGGCTGTGGGACGCCGAGGAGCCGCGGCTGTTCGTGCCGACCGTCTTCGGGGTCGGCTGGACGGTCAACCTCGCGCGGCTGCTGCGCCGCCACCCCGGAGCCTGA